In the genome of Paenibacillus sp. GP183, the window GAAGTGGAAGGCGTCCGTGTTAAAGTCCTGTTAACAGGAGCTGGAGCCATTACTGAGTCGGATATTATCCTGGCTTCTGCATCCAATGCGATCATTATCGGCTTTAATGTTCGACCTGATCCGGCCGTTCAAGCAACCGCAGATCAAGAAAAAGTTGACATTCGCTTACATCGAATTATTTATAATGTAATCGAAGAGATAGAGCAAGCTATGAAAGGGATGCTTGATCCCATCTACAAAGAAAACGTCATCGGCCATGCCGAGGTTCGTAATGTATTTAAAGTCACGGGTTCCGGCACCATTGCAGGCTGTATGATTACTTCAGGTAAAGTAGCCCGCAATGCCGAAGCTCGTTTGATCCGCGGCGGAATTGTCGTCTATGAAGGCAAAATTGATTCCCTGAAACGCTTTAAGGATGACGCCAAGGAAGTAGCGCAAGGCTACGAGTGCGGAATTTCTCTTGAGAAGTTCAACGACCTCAAAGAGGGAGATATTATTGAAGCCTTCATCATGGAAACAGTTGAGAGGTGATAACGTATGGCAAGAGTCCGTGTAGGTCGAGTAGGCGAACAGATCAAAAAAGAGCTGAGCCAAATCGTGCAATCGGAATTAAAAGACCCGCGAATCGGCTTTCTTACCGTGACCGGGGTGGAGATTACTAACGATTTATCAATCGCTAAGGTTTTCCTTAGCGTCATGGGTACGGACGAGCAGAAGGAAGCGACGCTCAAGGCGCTTTCTTCCGGCTCGGGCTACATCCGCTCCGAGCTTGGCAAGAGGATCCGCTTGCGCAAAATTCCCGAGCTGCAGTTCAAATTCGATGCTTCCATCGATTACGGAAGTAAAATTGACAACATTCTTCATCAGTTGGGCAGGGAAGGGAATTCAGACTCATGACCACCGAGCTTTATGATCAAGAGACTATTTACAAGCGGCAGCTGGAAGCAGCTGCAGCTTTTATTATCGAGCATGACGATTTTCTGGTAGTTTCCCATATCCAACCGGATGGGGATGCGGCCAGCTCTACTTATGTAACGGGTTATATGCTTAAACAGTTGGGCAAATCCTTCACATTGATCAATGAAGGTGCGATCCCTGCCAAATTTGATTACTTATGGGGAAGCGAGCTAGCCATTAATTTCTCGCTGCAGGAAGTAAATCGTCAATTCCAAAACGTGATAACTGTAGACTGTGCTGATTTTTCCAGAATTGGTAAGATCAGCACTCTTTTTGACGAACGGGCGGAACTGCTCAACATTGACCATCACCCGACGAATGATCGTTTCGGCACCAGCCATTTGATCAAAGAGGATGCGGCCGCAACCGTTCAAATTCTTTACGATCTGGCTTTGGAATTGCAGATTTCCCCGACCAAGGAATTTGGGGAGTGCATCTATACAGGTTTGATTACGGATACCGGGGGCTTTCGGTATTCCAGTACCTCACCGCGAGTGATGCAAATAGCTGCAAGCTTGTTGGCACTCGGGGTACAAGGGGCCGAGATTGCCGAACAAGTGCTTGAGCGATTAACTTACGCCCAGATCGTTGTCATGCAAAAGGCGCTTTCAACCTTGGCTTTCTCACATAACCGCCAGCTAGCCTGGCTATCCGTATCCCTCGTTGACCTGGAGCAAACCGGAGCCTCCAGTGAGGATTTGGACGGGCTTGTGAATTATCCGCGCAATGTGGAAGGCGTTGAAGTAGGTATGCTTTTCAAAGAAAAAGAACCGGACGTGATTAAGGTCAGTCTTCGCTCTGCCGGAAAAGTGGATGTAGCGCGAATCGCTCAATCACTTGGCGGAGGCGGACATGTGAGGGCTTCCGGCTGCACGTTAAACGGAACGCTGGAGCAGGCGATCATGATCATGGTTCAGGAAGTAGGAAAAGAACTGAGATGACGATCGAAGGCATTTTGCCCGTTTTCAAACCGGAGAAGTTCACTTCCCACGATGTTGTTGCCAAGGCGCGAAGAATTCTGGGCATCAAGCGAATCGGTCATACCGGTACGTTGGATCCGGCAGTTACGGGTGTGCTGCCTCTTTGTATAGGACGAGCTACCCGCATGGTTGAGTACATTCAAGAGCTGCCCAAGGAATACGAAGCGGTACTGCTTTTTGGGATAGCTACAGATACGGAAGATTTAACCGGAACCCCTATCCATGAAATGGCAGATGTGCAATTGGATGCGGAAGATGTGAAACGAGCATTGCATGCTTTTATTGGAGAAATCGAGCAGATACCGCCGATGTACTCGGCTGTTAAAATAGATGGCAAAAGGCTTTATGATTTGGCCAGGGAAGGCAAGGAGGTTCAGCGGAAATCGCGTACCGTGCGGATCGAAGCTTTAGAAGTACTCGACATGAAGCTGAATCTTAAGCACCCTGAGGTGCGATTTCGCGTCAAGTGCTCGAAAGGCACCTATATTCGAACGCTGTGCGTGGATATCGGAAAGTCTCTTGGTTTTCCATCCGTTATGAAACAATTGATTCGCACATCTACGGGGAACATTGGACTCGAGCAGTGCCTGACATTTGAACAGATTGAACGTTATATTGCCGAAGGAACCTTGGAGCAATATTTGATTCCTATGGATGAAGCGATCTCGCATATTCCATCTGTCGATTTATCCGCTTTACAGGCCGAACATGCTTTGCAGGGCAAACCGATTATGCTTTCCTATTCGCCTTTGATCAATAAAGAGAATTCTTTATTCAGAGTATACGGCCCTGATCATCAATTCCTTGGTCTTTTTGAATGGAAGGAAGAGGCCCTGAGCCTGATTCCTGTAAAAGTATTTCATTAGAACATACCGTATTGGTTGGAAAATGGGTAGGTGAAGAGATGTATGGAAATAGTCCAGCTATCATATCCGCTTAATGATCATTCGACGGGGATTCTTCCTGTCAAACAGGTGATAGCCATCGGTGATTTTGATGGTGTCCACCTAGGGCATCGAGAAGTCATTGGCCGCGCTTTATACACGGCGGAGCAGCTGCATCTTCCCGCTTCGATTATGACCTTTGATCCGCACCCCAGAGTGGTGCTGGGTCATGACAAATATAAAGAGCTCTTGACGCCGCTTCATAAAAGAATGGAGCTTTTCGAGCAAATGGGTGTCAGCTATGTATATGCGGTACATTTCGACACAGCTTTGATGCGGCTTTCTCCCGAGCATTTTGTCAATGAGATTCTGCTTCCGATCGGTGTAGATAGTGTAATAGTCGGCTTTGATTTCCACTTTGGTTATCAAGGTAAAGGCAACCCGGATACCCTATGTGAGCTGAGCCACGGCAAATTTGCCGTAGAGGTGGTGCGGCCCTACTATATTGATGGAGCTAAAGTAAGCAGCACGCTGATTCGTGAAGCTCTTGTGAGTGGGCAAGTTGATGTGGCAACACGCCTGCTTGGACGCCGTTACAATGTTCGAGGCAAAGTTGTCAGCGGGGATAGAAGAGGGAGAACCATTGGATTTCCAACAGCCAACCTTGAACTGGATGAAGCCTATATCAAGCCTTTGAATGGCGTTTATGCCGTTAAGGCGCAGGTGAAGGGACTGAATTATGACGCCGTGATGAATGTAGGAGTCAAACCTACCTTTGCAGCAAGTGAGCCAAAGCCGTCCTGGGAAGTGCACTTGTTTGATTTTGAAGATCAGATCTATGGCGAGACGGTTACGGTTGAACTTGTTGAATTTTTAAGGGAAGAACGCAAATTCACTTCCATTGACATGCTTGTCGCGCAAATCAAACAGGATGCTGAAGAAGCAAAAGCGAAATTATCGCATCTTTAAGGCTTCAAGCATTTACTTGCACCATCTACCTATGCTATACTGATAAGGCTGTCAAGAGAGATTGCTTCATTTGACGCTAACCGCAGCATGGATTCACGCTATCACCGGCGTATTCTGGGCTGCTGGGGATACTTCATGAACAGGAGGTGAACAA includes:
- the rbfA gene encoding 30S ribosome-binding factor RbfA, with the translated sequence MARVRVGRVGEQIKKELSQIVQSELKDPRIGFLTVTGVEITNDLSIAKVFLSVMGTDEQKEATLKALSSGSGYIRSELGKRIRLRKIPELQFKFDASIDYGSKIDNILHQLGREGNSDS
- a CDS encoding bifunctional oligoribonuclease/PAP phosphatase NrnA, with translation MTTELYDQETIYKRQLEAAAAFIIEHDDFLVVSHIQPDGDAASSTYVTGYMLKQLGKSFTLINEGAIPAKFDYLWGSELAINFSLQEVNRQFQNVITVDCADFSRIGKISTLFDERAELLNIDHHPTNDRFGTSHLIKEDAAATVQILYDLALELQISPTKEFGECIYTGLITDTGGFRYSSTSPRVMQIAASLLALGVQGAEIAEQVLERLTYAQIVVMQKALSTLAFSHNRQLAWLSVSLVDLEQTGASSEDLDGLVNYPRNVEGVEVGMLFKEKEPDVIKVSLRSAGKVDVARIAQSLGGGGHVRASGCTLNGTLEQAIMIMVQEVGKELR
- the truB gene encoding tRNA pseudouridine(55) synthase TruB; translated protein: MTIEGILPVFKPEKFTSHDVVAKARRILGIKRIGHTGTLDPAVTGVLPLCIGRATRMVEYIQELPKEYEAVLLFGIATDTEDLTGTPIHEMADVQLDAEDVKRALHAFIGEIEQIPPMYSAVKIDGKRLYDLAREGKEVQRKSRTVRIEALEVLDMKLNLKHPEVRFRVKCSKGTYIRTLCVDIGKSLGFPSVMKQLIRTSTGNIGLEQCLTFEQIERYIAEGTLEQYLIPMDEAISHIPSVDLSALQAEHALQGKPIMLSYSPLINKENSLFRVYGPDHQFLGLFEWKEEALSLIPVKVFH
- a CDS encoding bifunctional riboflavin kinase/FAD synthetase, with translation MEIVQLSYPLNDHSTGILPVKQVIAIGDFDGVHLGHREVIGRALYTAEQLHLPASIMTFDPHPRVVLGHDKYKELLTPLHKRMELFEQMGVSYVYAVHFDTALMRLSPEHFVNEILLPIGVDSVIVGFDFHFGYQGKGNPDTLCELSHGKFAVEVVRPYYIDGAKVSSTLIREALVSGQVDVATRLLGRRYNVRGKVVSGDRRGRTIGFPTANLELDEAYIKPLNGVYAVKAQVKGLNYDAVMNVGVKPTFAASEPKPSWEVHLFDFEDQIYGETVTVELVEFLREERKFTSIDMLVAQIKQDAEEAKAKLSHL